The Blautia hydrogenotrophica DSM 10507 genome window below encodes:
- a CDS encoding RsmF rRNA methyltransferase first C-terminal domain-containing protein — protein MRLNLPADFLNRMRTMLGEEYEAFQKSYEEERQYGLRVNTRKISCEEFESICPFPIKKIPWVPNGYFYPSEVRPSLHPYYRAGLYYLQEPSAMTPAACLPVTPGEAVLDLCAAPGGKATELATKLAGQGILVANDISASRARALLRNLELFGASNIFVTNEIPEKMTRYFPEFFHKILLDAPCSGEGMFRKDDSLAADWSVEKSENLSKLQKELILTASKMLMPGGLLLYSTCTFAPAEDEEIISFLLNQRNDMHLVSLPDYPGFSSGVPEWADQNPELAKCVRIWPHKMNGEGHFLALLKKEGEPNSLVPIKKKPQIDKGSRKLLETFFQDLGLSWDFQRVEVRNDKVYLLPPVEQANLRGIHFLRNGLYLGDLKKNRFEPSQPLALALKGKSIPSLRLSPEDDRLHKYLRGETLIVAPGETQKSKGWQLVCADEYPLGWGKLVGQTLKNKYPAGWRL, from the coding sequence ATGAGATTAAACTTACCCGCTGACTTCTTAAACCGTATGCGAACCATGCTGGGAGAAGAATACGAAGCATTTCAAAAAAGTTATGAGGAGGAACGCCAGTATGGACTCAGAGTCAACACCCGGAAAATCTCCTGTGAAGAATTTGAGTCCATCTGTCCTTTTCCAATTAAAAAAATCCCATGGGTGCCCAATGGATATTTCTATCCTTCCGAGGTGAGGCCGTCTCTTCACCCCTATTACAGAGCTGGACTTTATTATCTTCAGGAACCCAGCGCCATGACTCCGGCCGCCTGCCTGCCAGTCACTCCCGGCGAGGCAGTTCTGGACCTATGCGCGGCGCCTGGAGGAAAAGCCACGGAATTGGCCACAAAACTGGCCGGCCAAGGAATCCTAGTTGCAAATGACATCAGCGCTTCTAGAGCACGAGCCCTTCTAAGAAACTTAGAGCTTTTCGGCGCCTCAAATATTTTTGTCACAAACGAGATCCCTGAGAAAATGACTCGGTATTTTCCCGAATTTTTTCATAAGATCCTTCTGGACGCTCCCTGTTCCGGGGAGGGAATGTTTCGAAAAGACGACTCCCTGGCCGCCGACTGGTCTGTGGAAAAATCTGAAAATTTGTCTAAGCTTCAAAAAGAATTGATTTTAACTGCCTCTAAAATGCTGATGCCCGGAGGACTGCTTCTATATTCCACCTGTACGTTCGCCCCCGCGGAAGATGAAGAAATCATCTCCTTTCTCTTGAATCAGAGAAACGACATGCATCTCGTATCTCTGCCTGATTATCCTGGCTTCTCCTCCGGTGTGCCCGAATGGGCCGACCAAAACCCGGAGCTGGCAAAATGTGTACGCATCTGGCCTCATAAGATGAATGGGGAAGGCCATTTTCTGGCCTTACTGAAAAAAGAAGGAGAACCAAATTCCCTCGTTCCCATAAAGAAAAAGCCACAGATTGACAAAGGTTCCCGAAAACTTTTGGAGACTTTCTTCCAGGATTTAGGACTCTCTTGGGACTTCCAGAGAGTGGAAGTCAGAAATGACAAAGTCTATCTCCTTCCCCCCGTGGAGCAGGCCAATCTGCGCGGAATTCATTTTCTCCGCAACGGGCTCTATCTGGGAGACTTGAAGAAAAATCGTTTCGAACCCTCTCAGCCTCTAGCTCTCGCCCTGAAAGGAAAAAGCATTCCCTCCTTGCGGCTATCCCCCGAGGACGACCGCCTTCACAAATATCTAAGAGGGGAGACTTTAATTGTCGCCCCCGGTGAAACTCAGAAGTCAAAGGGCTGGCAATTAGTCTGCGCCGACGAATACCCTCTCGGTTGGGGCAAGCTAGTCGGTCAGACCCTCAAAAATAAATATCCCGCAGGCTGGCGTCTCTAG
- a CDS encoding lipopolysaccharide biosynthesis protein: MNKYADRLISQETSQKKDTLWYTAGSMSSALFSMLISLAVTRILGANQAGVFAIAWAAAQLMQSVGWFSMRQFQVSDVEDQFDFRDYLSSKVLTCAAMLAGGFLYAGLYGYSAQKVGLTFLLCCFMTADVFADVFSGFFQHKSKLHLAGKSYVVRIWTSFFVIVAVLLACGNLIAAFTAGFGVSALWLLGFDVPLAMKLDKVKIQFRWEQQRRLFKECFPLFLGSFLLIFIMNVSKNGINSYLSDEVQACYSIIFMPSSVINMFSMFVCVPLYGHVAVAWHQKDRGRFLKLMRNMLLYIFALTAVVLLGGYLLGIPVLSWISGLDLREYKSALMVLLAAGGLYGIIMILNYCITVMRKQKVILFVYVAAAVLVQLLSKTMIVGYGVMGAVSLYLLAMAVICLAFAAVCIYFVALEK, translated from the coding sequence ATGAACAAATATGCGGACCGCCTGATTTCCCAGGAGACTTCTCAAAAAAAAGACACTCTGTGGTATACAGCAGGCAGTATGAGCAGTGCCCTGTTTTCCATGTTGATTTCATTGGCAGTGACTAGGATTTTAGGGGCTAACCAGGCAGGGGTATTCGCAATCGCCTGGGCAGCGGCACAGCTGATGCAGTCGGTGGGGTGGTTTTCCATGCGGCAATTTCAAGTTTCTGATGTGGAAGATCAGTTTGACTTTCGGGATTATCTGAGTTCTAAAGTTTTAACCTGTGCGGCTATGCTGGCAGGTGGTTTCTTATATGCCGGGCTGTATGGTTACAGCGCACAGAAGGTAGGGCTTACGTTCTTGCTCTGCTGTTTTATGACTGCGGATGTGTTCGCGGATGTGTTTAGTGGTTTTTTTCAGCATAAAAGTAAGCTGCATTTGGCCGGAAAATCCTATGTGGTTCGAATCTGGACCAGTTTTTTTGTGATTGTGGCTGTTTTGTTGGCTTGTGGAAATCTAATCGCTGCTTTTACGGCAGGGTTTGGGGTTTCCGCTTTGTGGCTTTTGGGCTTCGATGTTCCTCTTGCGATGAAATTGGATAAGGTCAAGATTCAATTTCGCTGGGAGCAGCAGAGAAGACTTTTTAAAGAATGCTTTCCCCTGTTTTTAGGGTCTTTTTTGCTGATTTTTATTATGAATGTGTCCAAAAATGGAATCAATAGTTATCTGTCCGATGAGGTGCAGGCCTGTTACAGTATTATTTTTATGCCTTCTTCCGTGATCAATATGTTTAGCATGTTTGTCTGTGTTCCTCTCTATGGCCATGTGGCAGTGGCATGGCATCAGAAAGACAGAGGGCGTTTCTTGAAGCTTATGAGGAACATGTTGCTTTATATTTTTGCTTTGACCGCGGTGGTTTTGCTGGGGGGATATCTCCTAGGAATTCCAGTACTCTCGTGGATTTCTGGGCTGGATTTGAGAGAGTATAAAAGTGCATTGATGGTGCTGCTGGCAGCAGGAGGGCTGTACGGAATCATCATGATTTTGAACTATTGCATCACGGTAATGCGAAAGCAGAAAGTGATTTTATTCGTCTATGTGGCAGCGGCAGTGCTGGTCCAGCTTTTGAGTAAAACGATGATTGTCGGCTATGGAGTGATGGGGGCTGTCAGCCTCTACCTGCTGGCCATGGCGGTGATCTGTTTGGCTTTTGCGGCAGTCTGCATTTATTTTGTTGCATTAGAAAAATGA
- a CDS encoding ketopantoate reductase family protein → MKIKSAAIIGLGAVGGFFAPAFAKVLGEENFCVIAQGERKERLEKGLTVNGEFCKFSIVTPKEAKPVDLVIMAVKESGFAQAVEEIRNLVGENTQILCVMNGVGHEEVLEKTFGKSHVMYSYMKITASKNGNTITYDPGCSFRFGEKKNTVLSERVRAVKDLMEECSLPYCIEEDMELGIWRKFMLNVGTNLPCALLGLPYGPCCKSEHAVKIQRALMREVVAIAQAKGIALDEQAAEAQLKMSKGFPAQSKPSTLQDLEHKRKTEIEMFAGEVVKMGESLGISTPFCWMIQEAIQTLEEKNAGVI, encoded by the coding sequence ATGAAAATTAAGAGTGCAGCAATCATTGGCTTAGGAGCAGTAGGTGGATTTTTTGCCCCTGCGTTTGCGAAAGTGTTAGGAGAGGAAAATTTTTGTGTGATTGCCCAGGGAGAGAGAAAAGAGAGATTGGAAAAAGGTTTGACAGTCAATGGAGAATTTTGCAAATTTTCTATTGTGACGCCTAAGGAAGCCAAACCGGTAGACCTGGTGATTATGGCAGTCAAAGAGTCCGGTTTTGCCCAGGCTGTGGAGGAAATCCGAAATCTGGTTGGGGAGAACACCCAGATTTTATGTGTGATGAACGGAGTAGGCCATGAGGAAGTGCTGGAGAAGACATTTGGGAAATCTCATGTGATGTATTCTTATATGAAGATCACAGCGTCTAAGAATGGAAATACAATTACTTATGATCCGGGATGCAGCTTTCGGTTTGGAGAGAAAAAGAACACAGTGCTCAGCGAGCGGGTTCGGGCAGTAAAAGATTTGATGGAAGAATGCAGCCTGCCTTATTGTATAGAGGAAGACATGGAACTGGGAATCTGGAGAAAATTCATGCTGAATGTGGGAACAAACCTACCTTGCGCTCTGTTGGGACTGCCCTATGGTCCGTGTTGCAAAAGTGAGCACGCAGTAAAAATTCAGAGAGCTTTGATGAGAGAAGTAGTGGCCATCGCTCAGGCGAAAGGAATCGCGCTGGATGAACAGGCTGCGGAGGCACAGTTAAAGATGAGCAAAGGTTTTCCTGCTCAGAGTAAGCCTTCTACACTTCAAGATTTGGAGCATAAGAGAAAGACGGAGATTGAAATGTTCGCAGGGGAAGTGGTGAAAATGGGGGAAAGCTTGGGGATTAGCACGCCATTTTGTTGGATGATTCAAGAGGCGATACAGACTCTTGAAGAAAAAAATGCCGGTGTGATTTAG
- a CDS encoding ABC transporter ATP-binding protein yields MENSKKRGFVELDRVSKIYGNKDVKIVAVDEISFSIDKGEFVVIVGPSGAGKTTVLNILGGMDQASGGSVWVDGEDIAKYNSRQLTQYRREDIGFVFQFYNLVPNLTALENVELALQICKDPLDARQVLREVGLRERMKNFPAQLSGGEQQRVSIARALAKNPKLLLCDEPTGALDYQTGKAILKLLQDMCRERGMTVIVITHNSALTPMADKVIRIKNGTVSSMELNEKPIPVENIEW; encoded by the coding sequence ATGGAGAATAGCAAAAAGAGAGGTTTCGTGGAACTGGACCGGGTTTCTAAAATTTATGGAAACAAAGATGTGAAAATTGTGGCAGTGGATGAGATTAGTTTTTCCATTGACAAAGGAGAATTTGTGGTCATTGTAGGGCCCTCCGGTGCAGGAAAGACGACGGTTTTGAATATTCTAGGAGGAATGGACCAGGCGTCCGGGGGCTCCGTGTGGGTGGACGGAGAGGATATTGCGAAGTACAATTCTCGGCAGCTGACCCAGTACCGACGTGAGGATATTGGATTTGTATTTCAGTTTTACAATCTGGTGCCAAATCTGACGGCTTTGGAGAATGTGGAGTTGGCATTGCAAATCTGCAAAGATCCACTGGATGCCAGACAAGTGCTTCGGGAGGTAGGTCTGCGAGAGAGGATGAAGAATTTTCCTGCTCAGCTTTCAGGAGGGGAACAGCAGAGGGTCTCCATTGCCAGAGCTCTGGCCAAAAATCCAAAGCTTTTGCTCTGCGATGAACCAACCGGAGCTTTGGACTATCAGACGGGCAAAGCGATTTTAAAGTTGTTACAGGACATGTGTCGGGAGAGGGGGATGACAGTGATCGTCATCACCCATAATTCTGCTTTGACTCCTATGGCAGATAAAGTGATACGTATCAAGAATGGAACAGTTTCTTCTATGGAACTCAATGAGAAGCCGATTCCGGTGGAAAATATAGAATGGTAG
- a CDS encoding PspC domain-containing protein, with the protein MSDKRLYKSSVNYMICGVCGGIAEYLAVDPTLIRLAWVIFTCLSAGTGIIAYIIAAIIIPS; encoded by the coding sequence GTGAGCGATAAACGTCTGTATAAGTCCAGCGTAAATTATATGATCTGCGGTGTGTGCGGCGGGATTGCCGAGTATTTGGCGGTCGATCCTACGCTGATTCGGCTGGCATGGGTGATTTTTACCTGCCTGAGTGCCGGAACTGGAATCATCGCTTATATCATTGCAGCGATTATTATTCCAAGTTAA
- a CDS encoding small, acid-soluble spore protein, alpha/beta type: MGKDKEIEAYLNHELSAEEMLKYEIAQEMGLLDRVLNNGWKSLSAKETGRIGGLITRKKRALKE, encoded by the coding sequence ATGGGAAAGGACAAAGAGATTGAGGCATATTTGAATCATGAGTTGTCAGCTGAAGAGATGCTGAAATATGAGATTGCCCAAGAAATGGGACTTTTGGACCGAGTTTTGAACAATGGGTGGAAAAGTCTTTCCGCAAAGGAGACAGGGCGTATCGGAGGACTGATTACGCGAAAAAAAAGAGCTCTGAAAGAGTAA
- a CDS encoding PadR family transcriptional regulator — translation MVFNTGAALLDAIVLAVVSQEKEGTYGYKITQDVRKVLDVSESTLYPVLRRLQKDDCLAVYDMNFGGRNRRYYKITERGAAQLNLYQNEWKNYSSRITRLFEEGCKNE, via the coding sequence ATGGTATTTAACACAGGAGCAGCTCTGCTGGATGCGATTGTACTGGCAGTTGTGTCACAGGAAAAGGAAGGCACCTATGGCTATAAGATTACGCAGGATGTCCGAAAAGTTTTGGATGTCTCGGAATCCACTCTGTATCCGGTATTGCGTAGACTTCAAAAGGACGACTGTCTAGCGGTCTACGATATGAATTTTGGCGGGAGGAACCGAAGATATTATAAGATTACAGAGCGTGGCGCCGCACAGCTGAATTTATATCAGAATGAGTGGAAAAACTATTCGTCCAGGATTACGAGATTGTTTGAGGAGGGATGTAAAAATGAGTAG
- a CDS encoding DUF4097 family beta strand repeat-containing protein yields the protein MKKFTKICLIAAAICGVLGLGTIGCAIALGGSFSEVKAELANDSLWNRFRYELHEEWRDFWGDHDYDYDYDEHEYEHGHGMGDGYVDFEEDDGEYHTYTFSGADTLKVEVKRCEVYLEESEDQDLHVEVRKNEGGREVKVQNSGNVVAVTSESKEKLDSEIYIYLPENVKMRDVQIDAGSSYVLMENVKTENLDVTVGAGSVEAYDSVAAENSSWSVGAGVIYACMEGAKEDYNYTVSCGVGTVELPGEEYSGLGTAQKIDNGAQQELNIECGVGSVEFEFED from the coding sequence ATGAAAAAGTTTACAAAGATTTGTCTGATTGCCGCGGCAATCTGCGGAGTGCTAGGGCTGGGAACGATTGGATGTGCCATCGCTTTGGGAGGCTCTTTCTCAGAGGTGAAAGCAGAATTGGCGAATGACAGTTTGTGGAATCGTTTTCGTTATGAGCTTCATGAAGAATGGCGGGATTTCTGGGGAGATCACGATTATGACTATGACTATGATGAACATGAATATGAACACGGCCACGGGATGGGAGACGGATATGTGGATTTCGAGGAAGATGACGGGGAATATCATACGTATACATTCTCAGGAGCTGACACTCTGAAAGTGGAGGTGAAACGCTGCGAGGTTTATCTGGAAGAGTCGGAAGACCAGGATCTGCATGTGGAAGTGAGGAAAAACGAAGGCGGTCGGGAAGTAAAAGTCCAAAATTCTGGAAATGTGGTCGCTGTGACGTCCGAGTCCAAAGAAAAGCTGGACAGTGAGATCTATATCTACCTGCCGGAGAATGTGAAGATGAGAGATGTCCAGATTGACGCAGGAAGCAGCTATGTGCTTATGGAGAATGTGAAGACAGAGAATCTGGATGTGACTGTGGGAGCCGGCAGTGTGGAGGCTTATGACAGCGTGGCTGCGGAGAATTCCAGCTGGAGCGTAGGGGCTGGAGTGATCTATGCCTGTATGGAAGGAGCCAAGGAGGATTATAATTATACGGTCAGCTGTGGGGTTGGCACAGTGGAGCTGCCTGGAGAAGAGTATTCCGGCCTGGGAACAGCCCAAAAGATTGACAATGGAGCACAACAAGAGCTGAATATCGAGTGCGGAGTTGGCAGTGTAGAATTTGAATTCGAAGACTAG
- a CDS encoding DUF1700 domain-containing protein, translated as MSRKEFMEQLARLLGGISESERQEALDYYNSYFDDAGPENEAAVIQELGSPGKVAAIIKADLADDGGDFGEYTEKGYEDSRVRTEGQMPQTFEKRDCRRDGYRVRGKRNHSNLILIVILVILASPILLGIGGGILGVILGAAGGIFGLVAGLLAGTLGCFLGGVGAVIAGIVKCFTAPVLGLAVIGGGLIMMMIGMLLGLAFVWIAGSFVPWLIRKMISFCQRKMRDRSKGAQKI; from the coding sequence ATGAGTAGAAAGGAATTTATGGAACAGCTTGCGAGACTTCTGGGCGGAATATCAGAGAGTGAGCGCCAGGAGGCTTTGGATTACTATAACAGTTACTTTGACGATGCAGGCCCTGAAAATGAGGCAGCGGTTATTCAGGAATTGGGCAGCCCAGGTAAGGTAGCCGCGATTATCAAAGCCGATCTTGCAGATGATGGAGGGGATTTTGGGGAATATACAGAAAAAGGCTATGAGGACTCGAGAGTCCGTACAGAAGGCCAGATGCCGCAGACTTTTGAGAAAAGAGACTGTCGCAGGGACGGCTATCGGGTCAGAGGAAAAAGAAACCATTCCAACCTCATTTTGATTGTGATTCTGGTCATTTTGGCTTCACCGATACTGCTGGGAATCGGCGGTGGGATTTTGGGAGTTATTTTAGGAGCCGCCGGAGGTATCTTCGGTCTGGTTGCCGGTCTTCTGGCGGGAACGCTGGGTTGTTTCCTCGGTGGTGTAGGGGCAGTCATCGCCGGTATTGTAAAATGTTTTACGGCTCCTGTGTTAGGTTTAGCTGTCATTGGCGGCGGTCTTATTATGATGATGATCGGGATGCTTCTTGGGTTGGCTTTCGTATGGATAGCAGGTAGTTTTGTGCCGTGGCTGATTCGGAAAATGATTTCTTTTTGTCAGAGAAAAATGAGAGACAGAAGTAAGGGGGCGCAGAAAATATGA
- a CDS encoding right-handed parallel beta-helix repeat-containing protein: MKGRIGLVMTAVLVLGTLECPWAVPAWAAAEYAAEAEQEFGSAQETMSDEENFLEEESFQTNEYEADRQEGECSTGDSEKLIKPYEEMIVETELIVDMEGGCTAEDIKSALETMRESTEYSHMTVNVPAGEYECTEPLYIYSNTTLNSEEGAHYYLSPDAKDHLIVASNNWGPLRENGLEDRGGYSHIQNVVIQGGSFDGNNVGGELIRFIHGNNITVRDLEIYNVKDKGHHLTLAGVDGAVVERCSFYGYLGQSAKEAIHLDVVHNSMVVPGTHCYDDAAVRNVTIQDCEFRNLSRGIGSHSAVRGVFMEGIQILDNQFVDIHNWAIKTFHYKNLRIFGNEIYDSAYGIMVHSVLSGRESSFYEPLEEVSLEEIPSKGTGYDFGIEISENHIENVNEGVRIVGHSEQMLGGVELMDNVIQDSSFGVTFKGKVTNSEISGNEISGAKRSAVFLSDSRENEISGNEIDHSDKYGIYLNRRCEKNKVTGNQMDGNKNYGIYISNSIGTQVQKNKVENNRACAIMVSWKSKDTVVSGNQVRGAKASAIFVNNSSDRSRVKYNKIYKPVYYGVRVKNSDSVQACSNYFYESGKHQSIAFSGSKNGVTKWNQLYQLSAAPMAFWSCSKCSVPPMYLMKVNQISNGAVKVTGTLGSRRSRAMIELKGKTYHASVKNKKFQSPKLPKLKRGISLTVVERDIWGNTHRKEITV, from the coding sequence GTGAAGGGGAGAATAGGCCTGGTTATGACAGCGGTCCTTGTTCTGGGAACGTTAGAGTGTCCGTGGGCTGTGCCGGCTTGGGCGGCTGCAGAGTATGCGGCTGAGGCAGAACAGGAATTCGGTTCGGCCCAGGAGACGATGTCGGATGAGGAAAATTTTTTGGAGGAAGAGAGTTTTCAGACCAATGAATACGAAGCCGATCGGCAGGAAGGTGAATGTTCCACAGGAGACTCAGAGAAATTGATAAAGCCGTATGAGGAGATGATTGTGGAAACAGAGCTGATTGTGGATATGGAAGGCGGATGTACGGCAGAGGATATAAAAAGTGCTTTGGAGACTATGAGGGAAAGTACAGAGTACAGCCATATGACGGTGAATGTTCCGGCGGGTGAATACGAGTGCACAGAGCCGTTATACATCTATTCTAATACCACCCTGAATTCTGAGGAAGGAGCTCACTACTATCTGTCTCCGGATGCAAAAGACCATTTGATTGTCGCCTCTAACAATTGGGGACCTTTGAGAGAAAACGGATTGGAAGACAGAGGCGGATATAGCCATATCCAAAATGTGGTGATTCAAGGCGGCTCTTTTGATGGAAATAACGTGGGTGGGGAGTTGATTCGCTTTATCCATGGGAACAATATCACGGTCAGAGATTTGGAGATCTACAATGTAAAGGACAAGGGACACCATCTGACACTGGCAGGCGTGGATGGAGCTGTTGTAGAAAGATGCAGCTTCTATGGCTATCTAGGACAAAGCGCCAAGGAAGCTATTCACCTGGATGTGGTACACAATTCTATGGTTGTTCCCGGTACCCATTGTTATGATGACGCCGCTGTGAGAAATGTGACGATACAAGACTGTGAGTTTCGGAATCTGTCGAGAGGGATTGGTTCTCACAGTGCTGTCAGAGGTGTGTTCATGGAAGGAATACAGATTCTGGATAATCAATTTGTGGATATTCATAACTGGGCGATTAAAACCTTTCACTATAAGAATCTGAGAATATTTGGAAATGAGATTTACGATTCCGCGTATGGAATCATGGTCCACTCCGTTTTGAGTGGAAGAGAATCCTCTTTTTATGAGCCCTTAGAAGAAGTGAGCCTAGAGGAGATTCCATCTAAAGGGACTGGTTACGACTTCGGCATAGAGATTTCAGAGAATCACATAGAGAATGTGAATGAGGGAGTCCGGATTGTGGGACATTCTGAGCAGATGCTGGGCGGTGTCGAGCTGATGGACAATGTGATACAGGACAGTTCGTTTGGTGTGACCTTTAAAGGAAAGGTGACGAACAGCGAGATCAGCGGGAATGAAATCTCAGGGGCCAAGCGCAGCGCGGTGTTTTTGAGCGATTCCAGGGAAAATGAGATCAGTGGAAATGAGATTGATCATTCCGATAAGTATGGGATTTATCTGAACCGCAGATGCGAAAAGAATAAGGTGACTGGAAATCAGATGGATGGCAATAAGAATTATGGAATTTATATCAGCAACAGCATCGGAACTCAGGTACAGAAGAACAAGGTGGAGAATAATCGGGCATGTGCGATCATGGTCTCATGGAAGAGTAAAGATACTGTGGTGAGCGGTAATCAGGTACGCGGCGCGAAGGCGTCGGCAATCTTTGTGAATAATTCCAGCGATCGGTCGAGAGTAAAGTACAATAAGATCTATAAGCCGGTCTATTACGGGGTAAGGGTAAAAAATTCTGATAGTGTGCAGGCTTGCTCCAATTATTTTTATGAATCCGGAAAACACCAGAGCATCGCTTTTAGCGGGAGCAAAAACGGAGTGACCAAATGGAATCAGCTCTATCAACTGAGCGCCGCTCCCATGGCTTTTTGGTCTTGCAGCAAGTGCTCGGTTCCGCCGATGTATCTGATGAAGGTAAATCAGATTTCCAACGGCGCTGTGAAGGTGACGGGGACTCTGGGCTCTAGGCGGTCCAGAGCAATGATCGAGTTAAAGGGAAAAACCTATCATGCGTCGGTCAAAAATAAAAAATTCCAATCACCGAAACTGCCGAAATTAAAGAGGGGGATTTCCTTGACAGTGGTGGAACGGGATATCTGGGGGAATACCCACCGAAAAGAGATTACAGTATAA